From a single Lolium rigidum isolate FL_2022 chromosome 7, APGP_CSIRO_Lrig_0.1, whole genome shotgun sequence genomic region:
- the LOC124678216 gene encoding protein disulfide isomerase pTAC5, chloroplastic-like, which produces MIITTAAFPFVASFHRPRLRPCPRRAVFLLVRSASSPSSSWEEREETRWLREEQRWLREEQRWLREESRWRAEREALLSEITALHLRLRALEPLADATAPVPPPKPKPKPAAPVAPPPPPAPAARVTLPPPKPAARVPPPPPPPAKVVEVRKEVIFEEKAKPMAGSSGGKRRALRVGSEGEEVRLMQEALEKLGFYSGEEDTEFSSFSTGTERAVKTWQASIGTAEDGLMTSELLERLFTGHIGEDVQKVGINGALVQAVTKAAEIPQAVVKEDFNKHRVYLLGENRWEDPSRLTNRNKPISGATTASTKQCITCRGEGHLFCLECDGTGEPNIEPQFLEWIGEDTKCAYCEGLGYTICDACEGNKTVKS; this is translated from the exons atGATCATCACCACCGCCGCCTTCCCGTTCGTCGCCTCCTTCCACCGCCCGCGCCTCAGGCCCTGCCCGCGGCGCGCCGTCTTCCTCCTCGTCCGGTCGGCCTCATCGCCGTCGTCTTCGTGGGAGGAGCGCGAGGAAACGCGGTGGCTCCGCGAGGAGCAGCGCTGGCTGCGGGAGGAGCAGAGGTGGCTCCGCGAggagtcccggtggcgtgccgagcGCGAGGCCCTCCTCTCCGAGATCACCGCGCTCCACCTGCGCCTCCGCGCGCTCGAGCCGCTCGCGGACGCCACCGCTCCGGTGCCTCCGCCAAAGCCCAAGCCCAAGCCCGCGGCGCCTGtggctccgcctccgccgcctgcaCCCGCTGCGCGCGTTACTCTGCCTCCGCCCAAGCCCGCGGCGCgcgtgcctcctcctcctccgccgccggcgaagGTGGTCGAGGTGAGGAAGGAGGTGATTTTCGAGGAGAAGGCGAAACCCATGGCGGGGAGCAGCGGCGGCAAGAGGAGGGCGCTGAGGGTAGGGAGCGAAGGGGAGGAAGTGCGCCTCATGCAG GAAGCATTGGAGAAGCTTGGCTTTTACTCGGGCGAGGAAGACACGGAGTTCTCCAGCTTCTCAACCGGCACAGAACGAGCCGTGAAGACCTGGCAG GCATCGATAGGGACTGCTGAGGATGGATTGATGACATCGGAGCTACTCGAGAGATTGTTCACAGGACATATTGGGGAGGATGTGCAAAAG GTAGGCATAAACGGAGCACTGGTTCAAGCTGTAACTAAAGCTGCAGAGATTCCACAAGCTGTGGTAAAAGAAGACTTCAACAAACACAGAGTATATCTTCTTGGTGAAAACAGGTGGGAAGATCCCTCCAGGCTGACCAATAGGAACAAGCCAATCAGTGGTGCTACTACTGCGTCAACAAAGCAGTGCATTACCTGTCGAGGCGAAGGCCACCTCTTCTGCCTAG AATGTGATGGAACAGGTGAGCCCAACATTGAACCACAG TTCTTGGAGTGGATTGGCGAAGATACAAAGTGCGCATACTGTGAGGGCCTTGGCTACACTATATGTGATGCGTGTGAAGGGAATAAAACAGTGAAAAGTTGA